One Marinibacterium anthonyi genomic region harbors:
- a CDS encoding cell division protein MraZ yields the protein MDRRFRGEHTFKVDKKGRMSIPADFRRVLEAGDPAWADGLRPNLVLVYGGSDNRFLEGYTVEAAEERADKIALLPESNLKRRLVRQYVSKSIPIMIDPDGRLVIPQRHREMIGLELEANAVFVGTLATFQIWAEDAYEAYLDETEADDDLGFDLPSGTNPLDALDMVLDQQRAKREAG from the coding sequence TTGGACCGCAGGTTCAGAGGCGAGCACACCTTCAAGGTGGACAAGAAGGGCCGGATGTCCATCCCGGCCGACTTCCGCCGTGTGCTTGAAGCCGGCGATCCTGCCTGGGCCGACGGCCTTCGCCCCAATCTCGTCCTTGTCTACGGTGGCAGCGACAACCGGTTCCTCGAAGGCTACACCGTCGAGGCCGCCGAAGAGCGCGCCGACAAGATCGCCCTTCTGCCCGAATCCAACCTCAAGCGGCGGTTGGTCCGGCAATATGTCTCGAAATCCATTCCCATCATGATCGATCCCGACGGCCGCCTGGTCATACCGCAACGCCATCGCGAGATGATCGGGCTGGAACTTGAAGCCAATGCCGTCTTTGTCGGCACGCTGGCCACGTTCCAGATCTGGGCCGAAGACGCATACGAAGCCTACCTGGACGAGACCGAGGCCGACGACGACCTGGGCTTCGACCTTCCGTCCGGGACCAATCCGCTGGATGCGCTGGACATGGTGCTGGACCAGCAGCGCGCCAAGCGCGAGGCGGGCTAG
- a CDS encoding putative secreted Zn-dependent protease → MGTATKVEKFPVIKVKTSLGKPSMKTSFKVKGATLDEVRDNLAKFDHWGEYTCPLGTKWKTAGKQKNATEVSLTTKPEIAMPVWSNYSKASKDDKAAWDAMYAKLLKHEKNHHALALEAIAIFIKEIDDKNSAIDAVNKKIDKETDPKKQEKLRDDFDAMTESVLKARLKTLGEDLQKVQDDYDTKSDHGKKEGVKL, encoded by the coding sequence ATGGGTACTGCAACGAAGGTCGAGAAATTTCCGGTGATCAAGGTCAAGACCAGCCTTGGCAAACCCAGCATGAAGACCAGTTTCAAGGTCAAGGGCGCGACCCTGGACGAGGTGCGCGACAACCTCGCAAAGTTCGATCACTGGGGGGAATACACCTGCCCGCTGGGCACCAAGTGGAAGACGGCGGGCAAGCAGAAGAACGCGACCGAAGTCTCGCTGACCACGAAACCCGAGATCGCGATGCCGGTCTGGTCGAATTACTCGAAGGCCTCCAAGGACGACAAGGCCGCCTGGGACGCCATGTACGCCAAGCTGCTGAAGCACGAGAAGAACCACCATGCGCTGGCGCTTGAGGCCATTGCCATCTTCATCAAGGAAATCGACGACAAGAATTCCGCGATCGACGCCGTGAACAAGAAGATCGACAAGGAAACCGACCCGAAGAAACAGGAAAAACTGCGCGATGACTTCGACGCGATGACGGAATCCGTCCTGAAGGCGCGGCTGAAGACATTGGGCGAAGACCTGCAAAAGGTGCAGGACGACTACGACACCAAATCGGACCACGGCAAGAAGGAAGGCGTCAAGCTGTGA
- a CDS encoding spore cortex-lytic enzyme, translating to MTVLKEGSTGDDVQSVQVRLNELGAHPELRTDGDFGPMTRNALIAFQTMARLPRRDGELDAMTRAALKKGGKLPQMPVMDYAQLPDIFESIPDNFARLLEHLNRMKSLIARLDSQVSRNREAMQSMMARNGPLWCELSQRYEAIAKLQQEFREVLLDDPHRAEQIALDCVKRNGEAQKLYNAAFEAQSDTNDALKTLQSYTATMAREMTRQADELAKLLKN from the coding sequence ATGACGGTCCTGAAAGAAGGTTCAACGGGCGATGACGTGCAGAGCGTGCAGGTGCGCCTGAACGAACTTGGTGCCCACCCCGAACTGCGGACCGACGGGGACTTTGGCCCGATGACCCGCAATGCCCTGATCGCGTTCCAGACCATGGCGCGTCTGCCGCGGCGTGACGGAGAGCTTGACGCGATGACCCGCGCGGCCCTGAAGAAAGGCGGCAAGCTTCCGCAGATGCCCGTCATGGACTATGCGCAGCTGCCCGACATCTTCGAAAGCATCCCCGACAATTTCGCCCGCCTGCTGGAACATCTGAACCGGATGAAAAGCCTGATTGCGCGACTGGACTCGCAGGTCAGCCGCAACCGCGAGGCGATGCAGTCGATGATGGCCCGGAACGGGCCGCTGTGGTGCGAACTGTCGCAGCGCTATGAGGCGATCGCCAAGCTGCAGCAGGAATTCCGCGAGGTCCTGCTGGATGATCCCCACCGCGCCGAGCAGATTGCACTGGATTGCGTCAAGCGCAATGGCGAGGCGCAAAAGCTTTATAACGCGGCCTTCGAGGCGCAGAGCGACACGAACGACGCCCTGAAAACCCTGCAATCCTACACCGCGACCATGGCCAGGGAAATGACCCGGCAGGCGGACGAACTGGCCAAGCTGCTGAAGAACTGA
- the minD_3 gene encoding Cell division inhibitor MinD, with amino-acid sequence MTLTRSEVEEALDGVEIPGGGTLMSRDLVRAVQIDGPNVRFIIEAPSPELARQMEPVRAAAQQAVAALPGVEKVSVALTAHGPAAPAKPAPSQPPSLKLGGHPKPQDGPMKPTGVDRILAVGSGKGGVGKSTVATNLAVALAKAGRRVGLLDADIYGPSIPRMMGVSGKPASPDGKIILPLHAHGVTVMSIGFMVEEAKAVIWRGPMLMGALQQLMGQVAWGELDVLIVDLPPGTGDIQLTLATKTQLTGSIIVSTPQDVALLDARKAIDMFQTLKTPILGLIENMSSFICPHCGKETEIFGHGGVRDEAEALGVPLLGMLPIDLDTRLSGDKGEPVAAGDGPMAQAYGRIAAGLVAGGMA; translated from the coding sequence ATGACACTGACACGATCCGAAGTCGAAGAGGCGCTGGACGGGGTCGAGATTCCGGGCGGCGGAACGCTCATGAGTCGCGATTTGGTCCGGGCGGTACAAATAGACGGGCCAAATGTTCGCTTTATTATAGAAGCCCCTAGCCCCGAACTGGCCCGCCAGATGGAACCGGTGCGTGCCGCGGCGCAACAGGCCGTCGCGGCATTGCCCGGGGTAGAGAAGGTCAGCGTCGCGCTGACCGCGCATGGCCCGGCGGCCCCGGCGAAACCGGCGCCGTCGCAACCGCCCAGCCTGAAGCTTGGCGGGCATCCGAAACCCCAGGACGGACCGATGAAACCGACCGGCGTGGACCGCATACTTGCCGTAGGGTCAGGCAAGGGCGGGGTCGGAAAATCGACCGTCGCCACAAATCTGGCCGTTGCGCTGGCCAAGGCGGGGCGGCGAGTCGGGCTGCTGGACGCCGATATATACGGCCCATCGATTCCCCGGATGATGGGGGTCTCGGGCAAACCGGCTTCGCCCGACGGCAAGATCATCCTGCCGCTGCACGCGCATGGTGTCACGGTCATGTCCATCGGCTTCATGGTCGAGGAAGCCAAGGCGGTCATCTGGCGCGGGCCCATGCTGATGGGCGCGCTTCAGCAATTGATGGGGCAGGTGGCCTGGGGAGAGCTGGACGTGCTTATCGTCGACCTGCCGCCGGGCACGGGGGATATCCAGCTGACGCTGGCGACCAAGACGCAACTGACCGGCTCTATAATAGTGTCCACGCCGCAGGACGTGGCGCTGCTGGATGCGCGCAAGGCGATCGACATGTTCCAGACGCTCAAGACCCCCATTCTGGGCCTGATCGAAAACATGTCGTCCTTCATCTGTCCCCATTGCGGGAAAGAGACAGAGATCTTCGGCCATGGCGGCGTGCGTGACGAGGCCGAGGCCCTGGGCGTGCCGCTGTTGGGCATGTTGCCCATCGACCTCGACACACGATTGTCGGGCGACAAGGGAGAACCGGTTGCCGCCGGGGATGGCCCGATGGCGCAGGCCTATGGCCGCATCGCGGCGGGACTGGTGGCCGGCGGGATGGCCTGA
- a CDS encoding hypothetical protein (putative conserved small protein) → MSKQIAMSAPMAHEPALLRNLMDRFVARRARNKVYRETLAELRSLSDRDLSDLGLARSNISSVAWEAANGAR, encoded by the coding sequence ATGAGCAAGCAGATCGCAATGTCGGCCCCGATGGCCCACGAACCCGCTTTGCTGCGTAACCTGATGGATCGGTTCGTGGCACGCCGTGCCCGCAACAAGGTCTACCGCGAGACCCTCGCAGAGCTGCGCTCGCTCAGCGACCGCGATCTCAGCGACCTCGGCCTGGCCCGCTCGAACATCAGCAGCGTCGCCTGGGAAGCAGCAAACGGCGCCCGCTGA